A window of Longispora fulva contains these coding sequences:
- a CDS encoding DUF4132 domain-containing protein: MRATECGTDTSAATRRDEDTLIIPSDWRQVIVPRRGGVPGPEMRPKMTTPRELLGRGAAAIDRVLDGISGDPDRVAAARVYLADGVGAATPVGAAAVLAATLSVLGWERPEKTVALADAWVAGRGVAFAAAALAELADLAAPAPGGRGFASDPGPLQWPRWSPVACRVRAHVAAVGDTDHAEVVRALEAFRGGSARQRATTSFLVPTETAWPDADCRRFGEHSDVVVRLMLWCAAGTGEQFRLAAAKLAMHEIGGDLGLLVTAAEGAGAAGAEALAHILVDMIDSERGAADARQRVLSVLAALPGDAAMAVLVERLDHRYFAPAMAVAAERFPVRAARLLAAAAAIDSGAGRTAGQLLHGHALSHPDAVEAARPALGGAARDVLAVLVDRAGSVPATEADALPAMLVSPPWTRPRRRTTPAVLDLPRTSAASIAWTAGECDVWMSARSSSPRWDPNRSWEQGVAEFAAGRLRHHEEQGLFADGPVELVGPWVSAWRVADMEDAAGWMPRIVARFELDALPVALAAARSQPATAAGLLLPYTGPEVTEFMVHALGLRSVRSVALAWLARHAGTVAHALVPDALGRPGARRRAAEQALLLIATRSGRDQVTAPAAGYGDAAGAAIGALLAADPLETLPSRIPALPDWADPETLPQVLSRDRTTALPPAAVGHLCTMLAISRPGAPYAGIAVVREVADPPSLAEFGWVVFQRWLLAGAPTKESWAFDALRWLGDDATVHRLAALIRSWPAEGAHARAATGLDVLAAIGTDVALRHLDGLARRAAFRALRRKAADRIGEVAAERGLTADQLADRLVPDLGLDPRGALVLDYGPRSFTVGFDERLKPYVTDGSGARRKDLPKPGARDDAETAAAAYTVFGGLRKAVRAIAADQIRRLERAMVTRRGWTAAEFGALIVDHPLVGRLAGSLVWTVVDGDGGVRAAFRVAEDRTFVDVGDDAYALADDATVTVAHPLCLGDTVAAWSEVFDDRGIPQPFPQLAREVYALTDAEAGARTLTRFGRAVVPVGRLLGLERRGWQRGTPQDEGIQAWMHMVVAGGRAIVVNLDPGIAAGAVTELPEQRVEHVWVNDGPTGDWCPRGSLRLGDLDPVTASELLRDLTEVTA, from the coding sequence GTGCGGGCTACGGAGTGCGGCACCGACACCTCGGCTGCGACACGGCGGGACGAGGACACCCTGATCATTCCGTCCGACTGGCGCCAGGTGATCGTGCCCCGGCGGGGCGGCGTCCCCGGCCCGGAAATGCGGCCGAAGATGACCACGCCCCGGGAGTTGCTCGGCAGGGGCGCCGCGGCGATCGACCGGGTGCTCGACGGGATCAGCGGCGACCCGGACCGCGTCGCCGCCGCCCGGGTGTACCTGGCCGACGGGGTCGGTGCCGCCACCCCGGTGGGTGCTGCGGCGGTTCTGGCGGCCACGTTGTCCGTGCTCGGCTGGGAGCGGCCGGAGAAGACGGTCGCGCTCGCCGACGCCTGGGTGGCCGGGCGCGGGGTCGCCTTCGCGGCCGCGGCCCTGGCCGAGCTGGCCGATCTCGCCGCCCCCGCGCCCGGCGGCCGGGGGTTCGCCTCCGACCCCGGGCCCCTGCAGTGGCCACGGTGGTCGCCGGTGGCGTGCCGGGTGCGCGCCCACGTCGCCGCCGTCGGGGACACCGACCACGCCGAGGTCGTCCGGGCTCTGGAGGCGTTCCGGGGCGGCTCCGCGCGGCAGCGCGCGACGACCTCGTTCCTCGTGCCGACCGAGACCGCCTGGCCGGATGCCGACTGCCGGCGGTTCGGCGAGCACTCCGACGTGGTGGTGCGACTGATGCTGTGGTGCGCAGCCGGCACGGGAGAGCAGTTCCGGCTGGCGGCCGCGAAGCTGGCCATGCACGAGATCGGCGGCGACCTCGGGTTGCTGGTCACCGCGGCGGAGGGCGCCGGGGCGGCCGGCGCGGAAGCGCTCGCCCACATCCTGGTCGACATGATCGACAGCGAGCGGGGTGCCGCCGACGCCCGGCAGCGCGTGTTGTCGGTGCTCGCGGCGCTGCCCGGTGACGCGGCGATGGCGGTGCTCGTCGAACGGCTGGACCACAGGTATTTCGCCCCCGCGATGGCGGTCGCGGCCGAGCGGTTCCCGGTCCGGGCGGCGCGGCTACTGGCGGCGGCAGCGGCCATCGACTCCGGCGCAGGTCGCACGGCCGGGCAGCTGTTGCACGGCCACGCGCTCAGCCACCCTGATGCGGTCGAAGCCGCCCGACCCGCGCTGGGCGGCGCGGCGCGCGACGTGCTGGCCGTCCTCGTCGACCGGGCGGGATCGGTCCCGGCGACCGAGGCCGACGCGTTGCCGGCGATGCTGGTCAGCCCGCCGTGGACGCGACCCCGGCGGCGGACGACACCGGCGGTGCTCGACCTGCCCCGCACGTCGGCGGCGTCGATCGCGTGGACGGCCGGCGAGTGCGACGTCTGGATGTCCGCCCGGTCGAGCTCCCCGCGGTGGGATCCGAACCGGTCGTGGGAACAGGGCGTCGCCGAGTTCGCCGCCGGGAGGCTGCGGCACCACGAGGAGCAGGGCCTGTTCGCCGACGGGCCCGTCGAGCTCGTCGGCCCATGGGTGTCGGCGTGGCGGGTGGCGGACATGGAGGACGCCGCCGGGTGGATGCCGCGGATCGTCGCCCGGTTCGAGCTGGACGCGCTGCCGGTCGCCCTGGCCGCCGCGAGGTCCCAGCCGGCGACCGCGGCGGGTCTGCTGCTGCCGTACACCGGGCCGGAGGTCACCGAGTTCATGGTCCACGCGCTGGGGCTCAGGTCGGTGCGGTCCGTCGCGCTGGCCTGGCTGGCCCGGCACGCCGGCACCGTGGCGCACGCGCTCGTGCCCGACGCGCTCGGCAGGCCGGGTGCCCGGCGCCGCGCGGCCGAGCAGGCGCTGCTGCTGATCGCCACCCGGTCCGGCCGCGACCAGGTCACGGCGCCGGCGGCCGGCTACGGGGACGCCGCGGGTGCCGCGATCGGGGCGCTGCTGGCCGCCGACCCGCTGGAGACCCTGCCGTCCCGGATCCCGGCCCTGCCGGACTGGGCCGACCCGGAGACCCTGCCGCAGGTGCTGTCGCGCGACCGGACCACCGCCCTGCCACCGGCGGCCGTTGGTCACCTGTGCACGATGCTCGCGATCTCCCGACCAGGTGCGCCCTACGCCGGGATCGCGGTCGTGCGGGAGGTGGCCGATCCGCCGTCGCTGGCGGAGTTCGGCTGGGTGGTGTTCCAGCGGTGGTTGCTGGCGGGGGCGCCGACGAAGGAGAGCTGGGCGTTCGACGCGCTGCGCTGGCTCGGCGACGACGCCACGGTGCACCGGCTGGCCGCGCTGATCCGTTCCTGGCCCGCCGAGGGCGCCCACGCCCGCGCCGCGACCGGCCTGGACGTGTTGGCAGCGATCGGCACCGACGTCGCGCTCAGGCATCTGGACGGCCTCGCGCGGCGGGCGGCGTTCAGGGCACTCCGGCGGAAGGCCGCCGACCGGATCGGCGAGGTGGCCGCCGAGCGGGGCCTCACCGCCGACCAGCTCGCCGACCGGCTGGTGCCCGACCTGGGCCTCGACCCGCGGGGCGCCCTCGTCCTCGACTACGGCCCGCGCAGCTTCACGGTCGGCTTCGACGAACGGCTCAAGCCGTACGTGACCGACGGGTCGGGGGCGCGCCGCAAGGACCTGCCGAAGCCGGGCGCGCGGGACGACGCGGAGACCGCGGCCGCCGCGTACACGGTCTTCGGTGGGTTGCGGAAGGCCGTCCGCGCGATCGCCGCCGACCAGATCCGCCGCCTGGAGCGGGCCATGGTCACGCGGCGCGGCTGGACTGCCGCGGAGTTCGGCGCGCTGATTGTCGACCATCCACTGGTCGGGCGCCTCGCCGGAAGTCTGGTGTGGACGGTGGTGGACGGCGACGGCGGAGTGCGCGCGGCGTTCCGGGTCGCCGAGGACCGCACGTTCGTCGACGTCGGGGACGACGCGTACGCCCTGGCCGACGACGCCACCGTCACCGTGGCCCATCCGCTGTGCCTCGGCGACACCGTGGCCGCCTGGTCGGAGGTGTTCGACGACCGCGGGATCCCGCAGCCGTTCCCGCAGTTGGCCCGCGAGGTGTACGCGCTCACCGACGCCGAGGCCGGCGCGCGCACGCTCACCCGGTTCGGGCGTGCCGTGGTGCCGGTCGGCAGGCTCCTGGGGCTGGAACGGCGGGGCTGGCAGCGCGGCACCCCGCAGGACGAGGGGATCCAGGCCTGGATGCACATGGTCGTCGCCGGTGGCCGGGCGATCGTGGTGAATCTCGATCCGGGGATCGCCGCGGGCGCGGTCACCGAGCTTCCGGAGCAGCGCGTCGAGCACGTGTGGGTCAACGACGGGCCGACCGGCGACTGGTGCCCGCGGGGATCGCTGCGGCTCGGCGACCTCGACCCGGTCACCGCCTCGGAGCTGTTGCGGGACCTGACCGAGGTGACGGCGTGA
- a CDS encoding Rieske 2Fe-2S domain-containing protein, which produces MKVTGTGHAGMKITTGAGSILCDPWVNPAYFASWFPFPDNSQLDWEKLGDTDYLYVSHLHRDHFDAAHLTRFVSKKATVLLPEYPTSELEDELRALGFSSFLKTVTNEVVELDGGLKIMIQALTSPTDGPIGDSSLWVEYDGVRLLNQNDARPTDLQRFTDLGHVHAHMIQFSGAIWYPMVYELPQSAKTAFGKQKRERQFDRTFRYIDDLKASQVFPIAGPPCFLDDSLWHLNDIFGDEGNIFPDQHEFLIEYAKVGGVNAHVLLPGSVSKVTAADCETSHLVDDLDDFFANKESHLKEYRERQRPVIEAAKLTWEHPEIDVLAGMKERIEPLLEESLYLAEGVGGPVRFDLTDPDDVVIESILVDFPGKRVVPAADEKVRYRFRTERRLVEHLLFTGEVDWANSLFLSCRFSAARIGQYNEFVYAFFKCLSEERLQYAEGWYDEHENSTDAEDITLDGWQVQRRCPHLKADLTRFGDVEGDTLTCLLHGWKFDLPSGRCLTSAGHHLRASRAE; this is translated from the coding sequence CTGAAGGTTACCGGAACAGGCCACGCAGGTATGAAAATCACAACTGGGGCGGGCAGCATTCTCTGCGATCCCTGGGTGAATCCGGCATATTTCGCCTCGTGGTTCCCCTTCCCCGACAACTCCCAGCTCGACTGGGAGAAGCTCGGCGACACCGACTACCTCTACGTGAGCCACCTGCACCGCGACCACTTCGACGCGGCCCACCTGACCCGGTTCGTGAGCAAGAAGGCCACGGTTCTGCTGCCGGAGTACCCGACGAGCGAGCTCGAGGACGAGCTGCGCGCGCTGGGGTTCTCCTCGTTTCTCAAGACCGTCACCAATGAGGTGGTCGAGCTCGACGGCGGCCTGAAGATCATGATCCAGGCCCTGACCTCCCCGACCGACGGTCCGATCGGCGACTCGTCCCTGTGGGTGGAGTACGACGGCGTCCGGCTGCTCAACCAGAACGACGCGCGGCCGACGGACCTGCAACGCTTCACCGACCTGGGCCACGTGCACGCGCACATGATCCAGTTCTCCGGCGCGATCTGGTATCCGATGGTCTACGAACTGCCGCAGAGCGCGAAGACCGCGTTCGGCAAACAGAAGCGGGAGCGGCAGTTCGACCGCACCTTCCGGTACATCGACGATCTCAAGGCCAGCCAGGTCTTCCCGATCGCAGGCCCGCCGTGTTTCCTGGACGACAGCCTCTGGCACCTCAACGACATCTTCGGTGACGAGGGGAACATCTTCCCCGACCAGCACGAGTTCCTCATCGAGTACGCGAAGGTCGGCGGCGTCAACGCGCACGTCCTGCTGCCCGGCTCGGTGTCGAAGGTGACCGCGGCGGACTGCGAGACCAGTCACCTCGTCGACGATCTGGACGACTTCTTCGCGAACAAGGAGAGCCACCTCAAGGAGTACCGGGAACGGCAGCGGCCCGTCATCGAGGCGGCCAAGCTGACCTGGGAGCACCCGGAGATCGACGTCCTGGCCGGGATGAAGGAGCGCATCGAGCCGCTGCTCGAGGAGTCCCTGTACCTGGCCGAGGGCGTCGGGGGCCCGGTCCGGTTCGACCTGACCGACCCGGACGACGTGGTGATCGAGTCGATCCTCGTCGACTTCCCCGGCAAGCGCGTGGTCCCGGCCGCCGACGAGAAGGTGCGCTACCGGTTCCGCACGGAACGCCGGCTGGTGGAGCACCTGTTGTTCACCGGCGAGGTCGACTGGGCGAACTCGCTGTTCCTGTCGTGCCGGTTCTCGGCCGCGCGGATCGGCCAGTACAACGAGTTCGTGTACGCGTTCTTCAAGTGCCTGTCGGAGGAGCGCCTCCAGTACGCCGAGGGCTGGTACGACGAGCACGAGAACTCCACGGACGCCGAGGACATCACCCTCGACGGCTGGCAGGTGCAGCGCCGCTGCCCGCACCTCAAGGCGGACCTGACCCGGTTCGGGGACGTCGAGGGCGACACCCTGACGTGTCTGTTGCACGGCTGGAAGTTCGACCTGCCCAGCGGACGCTGCCTTACGAGCGCCGGCCACCACCTCCGGGCCAGCCGCGCGGAGTAG
- a CDS encoding CaiB/BaiF CoA transferase family protein, translated as MALEQAVAAPIATRHLADLGARVVKVERPDGGDFARGYDRVVGGLSSHFVWLNRGKESVVLDLKTAGGRRVLGDLVAGADVFVQNLAPGAAGRLGFGAADLRARHPRLVTVDLSGYGATGPYRNKRAYDMLVQCESGLASVTGSPDRAAKAGVPASDIAAGMYALSAILAALVSRGTTGEGSAIEISMFEATAEWLGYQLHYTQAAGRAPGRAGLSHPSVAPYDAYPTADDREVLIGVQNDREWARFAAGFLERPELADDPAWSTNVARVRHRRVVDALVAGRTTTMDADEVIKRLDAIDVGSAMLKGVPDLLAHPQLAARDRWRVVRTPGGDVRALLPPFTFAGVELPAGPVPALGEHTVEVLRGLGYAPDEIRELTTPGAA; from the coding sequence GTGGCGCTCGAACAGGCGGTCGCCGCGCCGATCGCCACCCGGCACCTGGCGGACCTGGGCGCGCGGGTGGTCAAGGTGGAGCGGCCCGACGGCGGCGACTTCGCCCGGGGATACGACCGGGTGGTCGGCGGCCTGTCCAGCCACTTCGTCTGGCTGAACCGGGGCAAGGAGTCCGTTGTCCTCGACCTCAAGACGGCCGGTGGTCGTCGGGTGCTGGGCGACCTGGTGGCCGGCGCCGACGTCTTCGTGCAGAACCTCGCGCCCGGTGCCGCCGGCCGGCTCGGCTTCGGGGCCGCGGACCTGCGGGCCCGGCACCCACGTCTGGTCACAGTGGACCTCAGCGGCTACGGAGCGACCGGCCCGTACCGCAACAAGCGCGCCTACGACATGCTCGTCCAGTGCGAGTCCGGACTGGCGTCGGTGACCGGGTCGCCGGATCGGGCCGCGAAGGCCGGCGTCCCCGCCTCCGACATCGCCGCGGGCATGTACGCGCTCTCGGCGATCCTGGCCGCGCTCGTCAGCCGGGGCACCACCGGCGAGGGCAGCGCGATCGAGATCTCGATGTTCGAGGCGACCGCCGAGTGGCTGGGATACCAGCTGCACTACACCCAGGCCGCCGGGCGCGCGCCGGGCCGGGCCGGCCTGTCCCACCCGAGCGTCGCGCCGTACGACGCCTACCCGACGGCGGACGACCGGGAGGTCCTCATCGGGGTGCAGAACGACCGCGAGTGGGCCCGGTTCGCCGCCGGCTTCCTGGAGCGGCCCGAGCTGGCCGACGACCCCGCCTGGTCCACGAACGTGGCCCGGGTGCGCCACCGCCGGGTGGTCGACGCGCTCGTCGCCGGGCGTACCACGACGATGGACGCCGACGAGGTCATCAAACGGCTCGACGCGATCGACGTCGGTTCCGCCATGCTCAAGGGGGTGCCGGACCTGCTGGCGCACCCGCAGCTCGCCGCGCGGGACCGGTGGCGGGTGGTGCGCACGCCGGGCGGCGACGTGCGCGCGCTGCTGCCCCCGTTCACGTTCGCGGGCGTGGAACTGCCGGCGGGCCCGGTCCCGGCGCTGGGCGAGCACACGGTGGAGGTGCTGCGCGGGCTCGGGTACGCGCCGGACGAGATCAGGGAGCTGACCACGCCCGGCGCGGCCTGA
- a CDS encoding GNAT family N-acetyltransferase, translating into MEKDIVEIARIVEGLRWHALEDDEVVGRGDALRRPDGRVFLGIDAWRDEVFGLLAATMLSDLPGTVYTLVDEDDQEARARWRGAGFVVCRQERVYRVPTDPEITGLGRVPAPPGVTILPMGQAEEEPLRELDRVVRAEVDATVGWQSMPAEMRTRPDGTLGVIDPSAYVVAVQDGEYIGQTRVAVLPRRSRLGLVAVRTAHRRRGLARAMLAEMLGSLHRSGITSVSAEVDDLNKAAITLFESIGAQRVGGAMEMLHL; encoded by the coding sequence ATGGAGAAGGACATCGTGGAGATCGCCCGGATCGTCGAGGGCCTGCGCTGGCACGCGCTCGAGGACGACGAGGTCGTGGGGCGCGGCGACGCCCTGCGCCGGCCGGACGGCCGGGTGTTCCTCGGCATCGACGCCTGGCGGGACGAGGTCTTCGGGCTGTTGGCCGCCACGATGCTGTCCGATCTCCCCGGCACCGTCTACACGCTGGTGGACGAGGACGACCAGGAGGCCCGGGCCCGCTGGCGCGGCGCCGGCTTCGTGGTGTGCCGGCAGGAGCGGGTGTACCGGGTCCCCACCGACCCGGAGATCACCGGGCTCGGCCGGGTCCCGGCACCGCCGGGCGTGACGATCCTCCCCATGGGACAGGCCGAGGAGGAACCGCTCAGGGAGCTCGACCGGGTGGTGCGCGCGGAGGTGGACGCCACGGTCGGGTGGCAGTCCATGCCGGCGGAGATGCGTACCCGGCCGGACGGGACGCTCGGGGTCATCGACCCGTCGGCGTACGTCGTCGCGGTGCAGGACGGGGAGTACATCGGGCAGACCCGGGTCGCCGTGCTGCCCCGCCGTTCGCGGCTGGGCCTCGTCGCGGTCCGGACCGCCCACCGGCGTCGCGGGCTGGCCCGGGCGATGCTGGCCGAGATGCTGGGCTCGTTGCACCGATCCGGGATCACGTCAGTGTCCGCTGAGGTCGATGATCTCAACAAGGCGGCCATCACGCTGTTCGAGAGCATCGGCGCGCAGCGCGTGGGCGGCGCGATGGAGATGCTGCACCTCTGA
- a CDS encoding MbtH family protein, protein MANPFEDGSGDFLVLRNDDGQYSLWPGFADVPAGWRVEAGPDSRPACVAHIERSWTDMRPTSLTATDR, encoded by the coding sequence ATGGCCAATCCGTTCGAGGACGGGTCCGGCGACTTTCTCGTGCTGCGCAACGACGACGGGCAGTACTCGCTGTGGCCCGGCTTCGCCGACGTGCCCGCCGGCTGGCGGGTGGAGGCCGGCCCCGACAGCCGCCCGGCCTGCGTGGCCCACATCGAGCGGTCCTGGACCGACATGCGCCCGACCTCGCTGACGGCGACGGACAGGTAG